Proteins encoded together in one Prochlorococcus marinus str. MIT 9211 window:
- a CDS encoding site-2 protease family protein: protein MRIRGIPIRVHPSWFLILFVFTCASQGQISNLFDSELPVLLSWGIGFLTSLLVFASVVLHELGHSFMAMHEGIKVRSITLFLLGGVARIDKECVTAMSCLRVAIAGPLVSLSLAGLLLAFVQVASNTSLIASNLFSQLGTINLLLAFFNLLPGLPLDGGVILKSIVWHFSGSQRKGLKVANYSGRLLSVFAVFLGTFIWLRGGGFGGIWLIILGWFGLASSRSQNQIFSLQEILCTLNVSQASRRNFRVLEVDQSLKSISELNLGSAENQRISEWVLLCNAGRWVGYLTDKVLKDVPVQDWDKYLVSEYSQPLSELPSISDKEPLWHAVLTLEKLKASRLLVFNSAGLPSGTLDKVDIGNAVLSRLGLKLPKSFLETARQNNIYPLGISLVQVVEEMIITGLVQEPNSNESMK, encoded by the coding sequence ATGAGGATACGTGGAATACCTATTAGGGTCCATCCCAGTTGGTTTCTAATCCTTTTTGTTTTTACATGTGCCTCTCAAGGTCAGATATCGAACCTGTTTGATTCTGAATTGCCTGTCCTATTGAGTTGGGGGATCGGTTTTCTAACTTCTTTGCTTGTTTTTGCATCAGTTGTTTTGCATGAACTTGGTCACTCTTTTATGGCAATGCACGAGGGCATAAAAGTGAGAAGCATTACTTTGTTTTTGTTGGGTGGGGTGGCGCGAATTGATAAAGAATGTGTGACAGCAATGTCTTGTTTAAGAGTTGCTATAGCGGGCCCTTTAGTAAGTCTTTCTTTAGCAGGTTTGCTTTTGGCCTTTGTTCAAGTTGCATCTAACACAAGTTTAATTGCCTCGAATTTATTCTCTCAGCTTGGAACTATTAATTTGTTATTGGCTTTCTTTAACTTATTACCAGGTTTACCTTTAGATGGAGGTGTAATACTAAAGTCAATTGTTTGGCACTTTTCTGGGAGTCAGCGTAAAGGATTAAAGGTTGCAAACTATTCAGGACGACTATTATCGGTTTTTGCGGTTTTTCTTGGGACTTTCATTTGGTTAAGAGGTGGAGGTTTCGGAGGTATATGGTTGATAATTCTTGGCTGGTTTGGCCTTGCTTCTTCGCGATCTCAGAATCAGATTTTCTCATTACAAGAAATTTTATGCACATTGAATGTTAGCCAAGCCTCGAGAAGAAATTTTAGAGTCCTTGAAGTGGATCAGTCTCTAAAAAGTATTAGTGAGTTGAACTTGGGCTCGGCTGAAAATCAACGGATATCTGAATGGGTGCTTTTGTGCAATGCAGGAAGATGGGTTGGCTATTTAACAGATAAAGTTTTGAAGGATGTTCCAGTTCAGGATTGGGATAAATATTTGGTATCGGAATATAGTCAACCACTAAGTGAGTTGCCTTCGATAAGCGACAAAGAACCTCTTTGGCACGCGGTACTAACCTTAGAAAAGCTTAAGGCATCAAGACTGTTGGTCTTTAATTCGGCAGGCTTGCCTTCTGGAACTTTAGATAAAGTAGATATTGGGAATGCAGTCCTAAGTAGACTTGGACTTAAACTACCAAAGTCATTTCTCGAAACGGCAAGGCAGAATAACATTTATCCATTGGGCATCTCATTGGTTCAAGTAGTCGAAGAAATGATTATCACTGGATTAGTTCAAGAACCTAATAGCAATGAGTCGATGAAGTAA
- a CDS encoding phosphoribosylanthranilate isomerase, whose translation MRHQPTVAVKICGITKINQALEIASLGVNAIGIVGVKASQRYIPNKQRRELFRALEENYPKTERVWVVADPSEKEISEVLSGDGRPSIIQLHGKESMEVCRQLKNKYPFFQWWKALRIRQQEDLLIAQKYQDHADSILLDTWSSKVLGGTGDRLPLEWLTKINYQKPCWIAGGVSAEWIPELLSKVQPFGLDASSKLEDSPGIKDIKKVKSLLQAIKGQTMN comes from the coding sequence ATGAGGCATCAACCAACTGTAGCTGTAAAAATCTGTGGCATCACAAAAATCAATCAAGCTTTAGAGATAGCTTCTTTAGGAGTAAATGCTATTGGCATCGTAGGAGTTAAAGCTTCTCAACGTTATATCCCAAACAAACAAAGGCGAGAATTGTTTAGGGCTCTAGAAGAGAATTATCCGAAGACAGAAAGAGTTTGGGTTGTCGCAGATCCAAGCGAAAAAGAGATTTCAGAAGTTTTAAGTGGAGATGGTCGTCCATCAATTATTCAGCTTCACGGCAAAGAATCCATGGAAGTCTGTAGACAGCTAAAGAATAAATATCCTTTTTTTCAGTGGTGGAAGGCTTTAAGAATTCGCCAACAAGAAGATCTTCTTATTGCCCAGAAATATCAAGATCACGCTGATTCAATACTTCTTGATACATGGAGCAGCAAGGTTCTTGGAGGCACAGGGGATAGATTGCCACTTGAATGGCTAACAAAAATCAATTACCAGAAACCATGCTGGATCGCTGGAGGAGTTTCCGCTGAATGGATACCAGAACTTCTTTCAAAAGTTCAACCTTTTGGATTGGATGCGTCTAGCAAGTTGGAAGATTCACCAGGAATAAAAGATATTAAAAAAGTGAAATCTCTTTTACAAGCTATAAAAGGACAAACAATGAATTAG
- a CDS encoding lipoyl protein ligase domain-containing protein, with product MLKGLVLNPVSLSGPAQMAADVMMLEKLTSDPELCLISRFYSWDGPWLSLGHNQKKIPQRWIELAKQKRLNIVRRPSGGKAVLHSSGITYALAWKSPPKKKHQAYIEASQWIINCFCQFGMQLKFGLQTPKNLSQNCFATSTNADLLDANGFKRIGSAQLWRQGNLLQHGEVLLNPCERLWEDVFETPPPKTSLPSISKNDLESLLTKSLISYWSNLDWEARDLRNAEFRYIEKASKNYFIDSLLLGS from the coding sequence ATGCTAAAAGGACTTGTTCTTAACCCAGTTTCGTTAAGCGGGCCTGCTCAAATGGCCGCAGATGTAATGATGCTTGAAAAGTTAACATCAGACCCGGAATTATGTCTAATAAGCCGTTTTTATTCATGGGATGGGCCCTGGCTATCTCTTGGTCATAATCAAAAAAAGATTCCTCAAAGATGGATAGAGCTAGCCAAACAAAAAAGGCTAAATATTGTGCGAAGACCTAGCGGAGGAAAAGCTGTATTACATTCCAGCGGAATTACTTATGCACTTGCGTGGAAATCACCCCCAAAAAAGAAGCACCAAGCTTATATAGAGGCAAGTCAATGGATAATTAATTGCTTTTGTCAATTTGGCATGCAATTAAAATTTGGTCTTCAAACTCCTAAAAACCTTTCACAAAATTGTTTTGCAACTTCAACCAATGCAGACCTACTTGATGCAAATGGCTTCAAGCGTATAGGTAGTGCACAATTATGGCGCCAAGGAAATTTACTTCAACATGGCGAAGTACTCCTAAACCCTTGCGAAAGACTTTGGGAAGATGTTTTTGAAACACCTCCTCCAAAAACTAGTCTCCCTTCAATAAGCAAAAATGATTTAGAAAGTTTACTAACAAAATCATTGATTTCATATTGGTCAAACTTGGATTGGGAAGCAAGAGACCTAAGGAATGCTGAATTTAGATATATAGAAAAAGCTTCAAAAAATTACTTCATCGACTCATTGCTATTAGGTTCTTGA